The following proteins are co-located in the Trichormus variabilis 0441 genome:
- a CDS encoding SMP-30/gluconolactonase/LRE family protein: MEKKLAPQFNNFYQSCSRYFQKLSRNQNFRGLKIYLLILTIAMVIIINPIGNYMPWIVNILPTTTEKITHKSSAQLTDKQSQKTSNKAAYKTSWIGNTFSGKKWVQIQMEGIYVAPDGTVYVNSHWDEAGREVGIYKDGDVIGKADDLHGWGRLGGKAITANQKYLYVAMQQSHEGKPEDDYPPKGTTWYNVRRYDLSGKPAPFAGGRGWDKSMVIVNSKSEVTGLATKDKELYVSDPASDRLRVYNTDTMQELRSFSVPDPGAIAVDQQNNLWVVQNKKIVRYSPQGKQLAQQITDVANPSAIAFDPQGRLLVADNGKRQQVLIYNVTNQPKQVGTFGDKGGIYGGTSGEVKDGKLYGITGVGTDKSGNIYISNHGFNSTGADLRKFSSSGKLQWRLLGLQFIDNADADPDSDGRDVFTKNEHFVMDYSKNNGKEWTYKAYTLDKFRYPDDGRLHTTPTSAFVRRLGGKRLLYLSSEMMAERLLIYRFDGEIAVPCGIFGKNHLSWPPNQPKDGSWLWRDVNGDGSIQNNEYKTLGEEDGSVWGWEIDSKGDIWQAAEAGYIKHYPYQKLDNHGCPIYGQAVGGKIPMPAPFKTLTRIKYFPKQDVMYLGGYTHEHPNLDGDWGLVGTEIVRYDNWSKKRNLRWRIVLPYNHQTDPKLHIKSIDVAGDRVFAVASKKAEVYVYKATTGEALPMLTPGAEVGGESGWIDIPYGIRAFRRANGEYLVFVEENAKGKVMMYRLPG, from the coding sequence ATGGAAAAAAAATTAGCTCCACAGTTTAACAATTTTTACCAAAGCTGTAGTCGGTATTTCCAAAAACTGTCTCGTAATCAAAACTTTCGAGGCTTGAAAATATATCTTTTGATACTTACTATAGCTATGGTGATAATTATTAATCCCATAGGCAATTATATGCCTTGGATTGTAAATATACTACCAACAACTACTGAGAAAATAACTCATAAATCATCTGCACAGCTAACAGATAAACAATCCCAGAAAACCTCAAATAAAGCAGCCTATAAAACCTCTTGGATAGGTAACACTTTTAGTGGTAAAAAGTGGGTGCAAATTCAAATGGAGGGTATATATGTTGCCCCAGATGGCACAGTTTATGTCAACAGTCATTGGGATGAAGCTGGTAGAGAAGTAGGTATTTATAAAGACGGCGATGTAATTGGTAAAGCTGATGACTTACATGGCTGGGGAAGGTTGGGAGGTAAAGCAATTACAGCCAATCAAAAGTACCTCTATGTAGCTATGCAGCAATCCCATGAAGGGAAACCAGAGGATGATTACCCACCAAAGGGAACCACTTGGTACAATGTCCGACGCTATGACTTGTCTGGAAAACCTGCGCCTTTTGCTGGGGGGCGTGGTTGGGATAAAAGTATGGTCATTGTCAATAGTAAAAGTGAAGTTACTGGATTAGCGACTAAAGACAAAGAGTTATATGTAAGTGATCCTGCTAGCGATCGCCTCCGCGTTTACAATACAGATACCATGCAGGAACTACGCAGCTTTAGCGTTCCTGATCCTGGTGCGATCGCCGTTGATCAGCAAAATAACTTATGGGTTGTGCAGAATAAGAAAATAGTCCGATATTCGCCCCAAGGTAAGCAATTAGCCCAACAAATCACTGATGTTGCTAACCCAAGTGCGATCGCCTTTGATCCTCAAGGCAGACTACTGGTAGCTGACAACGGAAAACGTCAGCAAGTACTCATTTATAACGTCACCAATCAACCAAAACAAGTGGGTACTTTCGGTGACAAAGGCGGTATCTATGGGGGTACTTCTGGCGAAGTCAAAGACGGGAAACTGTATGGTATTACCGGAGTCGGCACAGATAAAAGCGGCAATATCTACATTAGTAATCATGGTTTTAATAGTACTGGTGCTGACTTGAGAAAATTCTCGTCATCGGGAAAACTCCAATGGCGCTTACTCGGTTTGCAATTCATAGATAATGCCGATGCTGATCCTGACAGCGATGGTAGAGATGTGTTCACCAAAAACGAACACTTTGTCATGGACTACAGCAAAAACAACGGCAAGGAATGGACATATAAAGCATATACCTTAGATAAGTTCCGCTACCCAGATGATGGAAGACTCCACACCACACCCACATCAGCCTTCGTTCGGCGCTTGGGTGGAAAACGCCTACTCTACCTCTCCTCAGAAATGATGGCAGAACGGCTGTTAATCTACCGTTTTGATGGTGAGATAGCTGTTCCCTGCGGCATTTTTGGCAAAAACCATCTTAGTTGGCCTCCTAACCAACCAAAAGACGGTAGCTGGTTATGGCGGGATGTTAATGGTGATGGTTCCATCCAAAACAACGAATACAAAACCTTAGGTGAAGAAGATGGTTCTGTTTGGGGTTGGGAAATAGACAGCAAAGGAGATATCTGGCAAGCAGCCGAAGCTGGCTACATCAAACATTATCCCTATCAAAAATTAGATAATCATGGCTGTCCCATTTATGGACAAGCTGTTGGGGGCAAAATACCCATGCCAGCACCTTTCAAAACTTTGACAAGAATCAAATACTTTCCCAAACAAGACGTTATGTATCTTGGAGGCTACACCCATGAACATCCCAACCTTGATGGTGATTGGGGGTTAGTTGGCACAGAAATAGTCCGTTATGACAACTGGAGTAAAAAAAGAAATCTCCGGTGGCGGATAGTGCTTCCTTATAATCATCAAACAGACCCCAAATTACATATCAAATCAATTGATGTGGCAGGAGACAGAGTTTTTGCCGTTGCTAGTAAAAAAGCGGAAGTTTATGTATATAAAGCCACAACAGGGGAAGCATTGCCAATGTTAACACCAGGCGCAGAAGTAGGAGGCGAAAGCGGCTGGATTGACATCCCCTATGGCATTCGTGCTTTTCGTCGCGCCAATGGTGAGTATTTAGTATTCGTGGAAGAAAATGCTAAAGGAAAGGTGATGATGTATCGATTACCTGGATGA
- a CDS encoding DOMON-like domain-containing protein gives MSHQIFSLQPFSSEESVVDLKIAGNISRHNNQLTINYQLVGELAPVEIPSPIDTPARKHELWQDTCFEFFIGIKDSQQYWEFNLSPSRNWNIYRFHGYRQGMQEETAFTALPFSVENQSDSLELSLNVDLEKIISPEQLIDVAITTVIKQKDGKITYWALVHQGEKADFHIRDSFIIRL, from the coding sequence ATGAGTCACCAAATATTTTCTCTACAACCATTCTCCTCTGAAGAATCTGTAGTTGATCTCAAAATTGCTGGTAATATTAGCCGCCATAATAATCAACTCACAATTAATTATCAACTCGTTGGTGAATTAGCACCAGTTGAGATTCCCTCGCCTATAGACACACCAGCAAGAAAACATGAACTATGGCAAGATACCTGTTTTGAGTTCTTTATCGGTATTAAAGATTCTCAACAATATTGGGAATTCAACCTTTCTCCATCTCGCAATTGGAATATATACCGCTTTCATGGATATCGCCAAGGAATGCAGGAAGAAACAGCTTTTACTGCCCTACCTTTTAGTGTTGAAAATCAATCAGATAGTTTAGAACTTTCGTTGAATGTCGATTTAGAAAAAATTATTTCTCCTGAACAACTTATTGATGTCGCAATTACTACAGTTATTAAACAAAAGGATGGCAAAATAACTTACTGGGCTTTAGTGCATCAAGGTGAAAAAGCTGACTTTCACATCAGGGACAGTTTTATAATTAGATTATGA
- a CDS encoding phosphotransferase enzyme family protein → MTEVISTQSVVDLAAIAEKFAFPGTVTNVQAFGSGNINDTFLVTVDSLEAQHFILQRINTLVFRQPELIMQNMRIFSDHVYQRLQYAPPSRRWEVPRILSTKDNHDYCTDTQGNFWRAISFISGSQSFDTMQDLAQAQEIGYALGMFHNLISDLSPEKLADTLVGFHITPLYLRHYEQVLATAKPQPSPELDYCLQFVSDRQSYACILENAKAAGELPLRLMHGDPKINNIMFDTVTHKAVSVIDLDTVKPGLVHYDIGDCLRSGCNHAGEETEHWESVAFDTDLCQGILQGYLSVAKDFLTENDYAYMYDAIRLIAFELGLRFFADYLAGNVYFKIKYPEHNLARALVQFKLTESIESQEIKIRKIIQDIK, encoded by the coding sequence ATGACAGAAGTTATCAGCACGCAGTCTGTAGTAGATTTAGCTGCCATTGCCGAAAAATTCGCGTTTCCAGGTACAGTCACAAATGTTCAAGCATTTGGTAGTGGCAATATCAACGATACTTTTTTAGTAACTGTTGATTCCTTAGAAGCACAGCATTTTATTCTGCAACGGATAAACACTCTGGTGTTTCGTCAACCAGAATTGATTATGCAGAATATGCGTATCTTCAGTGATCATGTTTATCAACGTCTACAATACGCACCCCCAAGCCGTCGTTGGGAAGTTCCGCGCATACTTTCCACCAAGGATAATCACGATTATTGCACAGACACTCAGGGGAATTTCTGGCGAGCGATTAGCTTTATTTCTGGGTCGCAGTCTTTTGACACTATGCAGGATTTAGCACAAGCCCAAGAAATCGGTTATGCCTTGGGGATGTTTCACAACTTAATCAGCGACTTATCACCAGAAAAACTGGCTGATACTTTGGTAGGCTTTCATATTACGCCGCTTTACTTGCGTCACTATGAACAGGTTTTGGCAACAGCTAAACCGCAACCATCCCCAGAATTAGATTATTGCTTGCAATTTGTGAGCGATCGCCAAAGTTATGCCTGCATTCTAGAAAATGCTAAAGCTGCGGGTGAGTTGCCGTTACGTCTGATGCACGGCGATCCTAAAATTAACAATATCATGTTTGATACTGTGACTCACAAAGCCGTTAGCGTTATCGACCTCGACACGGTTAAACCCGGTCTAGTACATTATGACATTGGTGATTGTTTGCGATCGGGCTGTAACCATGCTGGGGAAGAAACAGAACATTGGGAAAGCGTTGCTTTTGACACTGATTTATGTCAAGGAATTTTACAAGGTTATCTGTCGGTAGCAAAGGACTTTCTCACCGAGAACGATTACGCATATATGTATGATGCTATACGCCTCATCGCCTTTGAATTAGGACTGAGATTCTTTGCTGACTATTTAGCGGGGAATGTTTACTTTAAAATTAAGTACCCAGAACATAATTTAGCCAGGGCGCTTGTGCAATTTAAACTAACCGAAAGTATCGAATCTCAAGAAATTAAGATTCGTAAAATTATTCAAGATATAAAATGA
- a CDS encoding ShlB/FhaC/HecB family hemolysin secretion/activation protein produces MKNIDLGRNDARIKAKFPCPRLFLLLTLISFPGVASAQSTPPAGVTIPPTTPETIDQTIPKPSPIPTVPTPPSPTTPILPVPPVPTPSDVTSPTGESFLVTKIEVLGSTVLKNEIAKLIKPFENRRVTFADLIQLRSDITELYIENGYITSGAFLPNNQNLTDGVVKIQVVEGELEKIEITGLRSLQSVYVRSRLAKATSTPLNRQRIEAALQLLQLDPVIQRVNAELTAGSTSGSSILLVNITEAPAFHRGVFTANNQTPSIGSTQLGVFLNHDNLLGFGDRLAAEYTITEGLNLYDVSYTIPVNGNNDTLSFRVNNANSHIITDDFRDLDIRSETQTYSLSYRHPLYRQPQTELALSLGLDLRRSQTFLLDNIPFSFSPGAEDGESKITAIRFSQDWVKRDSTSVLAARSQFSLGIGAFDATVNDTDTDGRFFSWLGQFQWVQLLSSRTLILTRVNAQLTGDALLSLEKFSIGGFDTVRGYTQNKLVADNGFTASVEVRLPLTANSNALQIAPFFDIGTVWNNRGSNPQPQTISSLGLGLLWQPSRDLNLRLDYGIPLTNVNYSGNTLQENGLHFSLRYQPF; encoded by the coding sequence GTGAAAAATATTGACTTAGGCAGGAATGATGCCCGAATTAAAGCAAAATTTCCCTGTCCCAGATTATTTCTGCTACTAACCTTAATTAGCTTTCCTGGTGTTGCGTCTGCCCAATCTACACCACCGGCAGGGGTGACAATTCCCCCTACTACACCAGAAACTATCGACCAAACTATCCCTAAACCCTCCCCTATTCCCACTGTTCCTACTCCCCCTTCTCCTACCACACCTATTCTTCCTGTGCCTCCTGTGCCAACACCATCGGATGTTACTTCTCCTACTGGTGAAAGCTTTTTAGTGACCAAAATTGAAGTTTTGGGGTCTACAGTCTTAAAAAATGAAATCGCCAAGTTGATTAAACCATTCGAGAACCGTCGAGTTACTTTTGCAGATTTAATTCAACTACGCTCAGATATTACCGAACTTTATATTGAAAACGGCTACATCACCAGTGGCGCATTTTTACCCAACAATCAAAATCTGACTGATGGTGTGGTAAAAATTCAGGTGGTGGAAGGAGAACTAGAGAAAATTGAGATTACTGGGTTAAGAAGTCTTCAATCAGTATACGTGCGATCGCGTCTCGCCAAAGCTACCTCCACGCCATTAAATCGCCAACGCATAGAAGCAGCATTGCAACTATTACAACTAGACCCCGTGATTCAACGGGTAAATGCTGAGTTAACTGCTGGCAGTACTTCTGGTAGTAGTATCTTGCTAGTAAATATCACCGAAGCACCAGCATTTCATAGGGGAGTTTTTACAGCCAATAACCAAACTCCCAGTATTGGTTCGACTCAACTAGGGGTATTTTTGAATCATGATAACTTGCTCGGTTTTGGCGATCGCCTCGCTGCCGAATATACAATTACTGAAGGACTTAACTTGTATGATGTCAGCTATACAATTCCGGTAAACGGCAATAATGACACATTGAGTTTTCGGGTAAATAATGCCAATAGCCACATTATTACAGATGATTTCCGCGATTTGGACATTAGAAGCGAAACTCAAACCTATTCCCTCAGTTATCGTCATCCTCTCTACCGCCAACCCCAAACAGAACTTGCCCTGAGTTTAGGCTTAGATTTACGTCGTTCGCAAACATTTCTCCTCGATAATATCCCTTTTTCTTTTTCTCCTGGTGCGGAGGATGGAGAATCAAAAATTACCGCCATTCGTTTTTCTCAAGATTGGGTAAAACGAGATTCCACAAGTGTTTTAGCAGCTCGCTCCCAATTTAGCCTTGGTATTGGCGCTTTTGATGCTACAGTCAACGACACTGATACGGATGGGCGCTTCTTTTCTTGGTTAGGACAATTTCAATGGGTGCAGTTATTATCTTCACGAACATTAATCCTCACTAGAGTCAATGCCCAACTGACGGGAGATGCTTTATTATCATTAGAAAAATTTAGTATTGGTGGGTTTGATACAGTTCGTGGTTATACTCAAAACAAACTCGTAGCCGACAATGGTTTTACGGCTTCTGTGGAAGTTCGTCTTCCCTTAACTGCTAACTCTAATGCTTTGCAGATAGCACCTTTTTTTGATATTGGTACTGTGTGGAATAATCGCGGTAGTAATCCCCAACCACAGACAATCTCCAGTCTCGGTTTAGGCTTGCTTTGGCAACCAAGTCGAGATTTAAACCTACGTTTAGATTATGGTATTCCCTTAACGAATGTTAACTATAGCGGAAACACACTGCAAGAAAATGGTCTTCACTTTTCACTGCGTTATCAACCATTTTAA
- a CDS encoding UDP-N-acetylmuramoyl-L-alanyl-D-glutamate--2,6-diaminopimelate ligase, which translates to MKLRELLATVDSVENLPPVLADTEVKGIKTNSHACGAGDLFIGMPGTRVDGGEFWPSAIASGAIAAIVSPQAVEKNPPSDEAVVISSNNMTKACAAIAAAFYGYPGQKLKLVGVTGTNGKTTTTHLIEFFLTKAQLSTALMGTLYTRWPGFEQTATHTTPFAVELQQQLAQAVNAGCEFGVMEVSSHALAQGRVLGCPFEVGVFSNLTQDHLDYHSDMEDYFAAKALLFSPDYLKGRAIINADDTYGQRLIKALSPEKVWSYSVNDSSADLWMSDLSYEPNGVTGTIHTPEGDVSFRSPLVGQYNLENLLASVGAVLHLGLDLQLIANAIPEFPGVPGRMERVQINPDQDISVIVDYAHTPDSLENLLKAARPFIPGRMICVFGCGGDRDRTKRPKMGKIAAELADLAFVTSDNPRTEDPEKILDDILAGIPDTVQPTVIGDRAIAIRTAILQAQPGDGVLLAGKGHEDYQILGTEKIHFDDREHARAALTEREKL; encoded by the coding sequence ATGAAATTGCGGGAATTACTAGCGACAGTAGACAGTGTTGAAAATTTACCTCCGGTTTTGGCAGATACGGAAGTTAAAGGTATCAAGACCAACTCCCATGCTTGCGGTGCAGGTGATTTGTTTATTGGAATGCCAGGAACGCGGGTAGATGGCGGAGAATTTTGGCCTAGTGCGATCGCCTCAGGAGCGATCGCGGCGATCGTCTCTCCTCAAGCTGTGGAAAAAAATCCTCCCAGTGATGAGGCTGTTGTCATTAGCTCTAACAACATGACTAAAGCTTGTGCCGCGATCGCTGCAGCTTTTTATGGTTATCCTGGGCAGAAACTCAAGCTGGTGGGTGTAACTGGTACTAATGGTAAAACTACCACCACTCACCTAATTGAATTTTTCTTAACCAAAGCTCAATTATCTACCGCCTTGATGGGGACTCTCTACACTCGTTGGCCTGGTTTTGAGCAAACAGCCACCCACACCACCCCCTTTGCAGTAGAACTACAACAGCAGCTAGCACAAGCTGTCAACGCTGGTTGTGAATTTGGAGTCATGGAAGTCAGTTCCCATGCTTTAGCACAGGGGCGGGTACTTGGTTGTCCCTTTGAGGTGGGAGTATTTAGCAATCTCACCCAAGACCACCTGGACTATCACAGCGATATGGAAGATTATTTCGCCGCAAAAGCCCTGTTATTTAGTCCTGATTACCTGAAAGGACGGGCAATTATCAACGCTGATGATACCTATGGTCAAAGATTAATCAAGGCATTGAGTCCCGAAAAGGTCTGGAGTTACAGCGTTAATGATAGTAGTGCTGATTTGTGGATGAGTGACTTGAGTTATGAGCCTAATGGTGTAACAGGAACAATCCATACACCAGAGGGTGATGTGAGTTTCCGTTCACCCTTGGTTGGTCAATACAATTTAGAAAATCTTTTGGCATCTGTCGGTGCGGTTTTACACTTGGGCTTAGACTTACAACTAATCGCCAATGCTATACCAGAGTTTCCTGGTGTCCCCGGACGGATGGAACGGGTGCAGATTAATCCTGACCAAGATATTAGCGTGATTGTCGATTACGCCCATACCCCAGATAGTTTAGAAAACTTACTCAAAGCAGCTAGACCGTTTATTCCTGGGAGAATGATTTGCGTGTTTGGCTGCGGAGGCGATCGCGATCGCACCAAGCGCCCCAAAATGGGTAAAATTGCGGCTGAACTAGCAGATTTAGCCTTTGTGACTTCCGATAACCCCCGGACTGAAGACCCAGAAAAGATTCTAGATGATATTCTGGCGGGGATTCCCGACACGGTACAACCGACAGTTATAGGCGATCGGGCGATCGCTATTCGTACCGCAATCTTACAAGCTCAACCCGGTGATGGGGTACTACTGGCGGGGAAAGGTCATGAAGACTACCAAATTCTCGGTACAGAAAAAATCCACTTTGACGACCGAGAACACGCACGCGCCGCTTTAACAGAAAGAGAAAAATTATAA
- a CDS encoding glutaredoxin family protein: MRLILYSKPGCHLCEGLQEKLEQIQNLSFELEIRDITTDENWFAAYQYEIPVLCLITPGDEKEQALPRPSPRASVQQLAQMLSKYLANPEKNNAE, encoded by the coding sequence ATGCGATTAATTTTATACAGTAAGCCCGGTTGTCATTTATGTGAAGGTTTGCAGGAAAAACTAGAACAGATCCAAAATCTGAGTTTTGAGTTAGAAATCCGTGACATTACAACTGATGAAAACTGGTTTGCTGCCTATCAATATGAGATTCCGGTTCTGTGTTTAATAACGCCTGGAGACGAGAAAGAGCAAGCTTTACCCCGCCCTTCTCCCCGCGCTAGCGTTCAGCAATTGGCACAAATGTTGAGCAAGTATTTAGCCAATCCGGAAAAAAATAATGCAGAATAG
- a CDS encoding DICT sensory domain-containing protein — MNDSLHKDLSVYQLALGVEAPSQTVTLSPATLLSLVRAQIDLLIEQQLSATLWIKLPPGKVWSTEIVRYQSSVDNSGRIYNCQVGESKSEVGEENLTSLSCSYEHYFDVPLLPNNHLQREYFLVVLSTKFCSLIAAYRPRQNHKIGPLGKTQNNKSQPLLTITSLEHQVIQRVLDGIKQEVTSELKPIAPSDFICSTACEPALISQMLTKQLQRQNEINRRISVERIAKLQQHNQKLQTKEQLKDEYLTNVCQELRTPLTQMKTALSLLNSPTLKPHQRQRYLQMLNTQCDRQSVLIAGLMTLVELEHNLETTTLELVKLADIVPGVVSTYQPVAQEKGIMLGYTIPTDLPSVLCVNGGLRQIVINLLHNSLKFTANGGRVWVRARVQGEYVILEIRDTGIGIAESEIPKIFDCFYRVRSGLIDETNGAGLGLTIVQRLLWHCGGSVNVRSKVDEGTMVIVQMKIGSTSPT, encoded by the coding sequence ATGAATGACTCTCTGCATAAGGATTTGTCCGTTTATCAGCTGGCTTTAGGAGTGGAAGCGCCTTCTCAAACAGTGACTCTCAGTCCGGCGACCTTGCTATCACTGGTGAGAGCGCAAATAGACTTACTGATTGAGCAGCAACTCAGTGCAACTTTATGGATTAAGCTGCCACCAGGAAAAGTTTGGTCTACAGAAATAGTCCGTTATCAGTCATCGGTGGATAACTCTGGTCGTATTTACAATTGCCAAGTTGGAGAAAGTAAATCAGAGGTGGGAGAAGAAAATTTAACATCTTTATCTTGTTCGTATGAGCATTATTTTGATGTGCCATTACTACCAAATAATCACTTACAACGAGAATATTTTTTGGTAGTCTTATCGACAAAGTTTTGCAGTTTAATAGCAGCTTATCGCCCACGTCAAAATCACAAAATTGGCCCCTTGGGTAAGACACAAAATAATAAAAGTCAACCGCTATTAACGATTACTTCGCTTGAACATCAAGTTATTCAGCGTGTGTTAGATGGGATAAAACAAGAGGTTACCTCTGAATTAAAGCCCATAGCACCAAGCGATTTTATCTGCTCCACTGCTTGCGAGCCAGCCCTCATCAGCCAAATGCTCACCAAGCAACTCCAACGACAAAACGAAATTAATCGTCGCATCAGTGTTGAACGCATTGCTAAATTGCAGCAGCACAATCAAAAATTACAAACAAAAGAGCAATTGAAAGATGAATATTTAACTAATGTGTGTCAAGAACTGCGTACACCCCTGACGCAAATGAAAACTGCGCTTTCACTGTTGAATTCCCCCACCCTGAAACCACACCAAAGACAGAGGTATTTGCAGATGTTAAATACCCAGTGCGATCGCCAAAGTGTTTTGATTGCCGGTCTCATGACTTTGGTAGAACTAGAGCATAATTTGGAAACAACAACTTTAGAACTCGTCAAACTTGCAGATATTGTCCCTGGAGTCGTCAGCACTTACCAACCAGTAGCCCAAGAAAAAGGCATCATGCTAGGCTATACCATCCCTACAGACTTGCCAAGCGTTTTATGTGTCAATGGTGGCTTGCGACAAATAGTCATTAATCTGCTACACAACAGCCTCAAGTTTACAGCCAATGGTGGTCGAGTGTGGGTGAGAGCTAGAGTCCAAGGCGAATACGTCATACTAGAAATTCGTGACACAGGTATCGGTATTGCTGAAAGCGAAATTCCCAAAATATTCGACTGCTTTTATCGTGTGCGATCGGGACTAATTGATGAGACGAATGGCGCAGGTTTAGGACTCACAATTGTCCAGAGATTGTTATGGCATTGTGGTGGTTCTGTTAATGTGAGAAGCAAGGTTGATGAAGGTACTATGGTAATAGTGCAAATGAAGATAGGAAGCACCTCGCCAACTTAG
- a CDS encoding Mu transposase C-terminal domain-containing protein, producing the protein MLDDPDKGNQEPETHEIVTELSLDEQHLLEMIQKLIEPCDRITYGERQREVAGKLGKSVRTVRRLVKKWEQEGLTALQTATRTDKGTHRIDSDWQDFIIKTYKENNKDGKRMSPKQVALRVQTKAEELGQQKYPSYRTVYRVLQPIIEQKEQKEGIRHRGWHGSRLSVKTRDGKDLFVEHSNHVWQCDHTRVDLLLVDQHGELLSRPWLTIVVDTYSRCIMGINLGFDAPSSQVIALALRHAILPKRYGSEYGLHEEWGTYGKPEHFYTDGGKDFRSNHLQQIGVQLGFVCHLRDRPSEGGIVERPFGTFNTDLFSTLPGYTGSNVQERPEQAEKEACITLRELERLLVRYIVDKYNQSIDARLGDQTRYQRWEAGLIVAPNLISEEELRICLMKQTRRSIYRGGYVQFENLTYRGENLAGYAGENVVLRYDPKDITTLLVYRQKGNQEEFLARAYAQDLETEELSVDEAKAMSRRIRQAGKAISNRSILAEVRDRETFVNQKKTKKERQKAEQTIVQKAKKPVPVEPEEEIEVASVDSEPEYQMPEVFDYEQMREDYGW; encoded by the coding sequence ATGCTGGATGATCCTGATAAGGGCAATCAAGAGCCAGAAACGCATGAGATAGTGACTGAGCTATCACTAGATGAGCAGCATTTGCTGGAAATGATTCAGAAACTAATAGAACCGTGCGATCGTATCACCTATGGAGAAAGACAAAGGGAAGTTGCAGGAAAACTAGGCAAGTCTGTACGGACAGTAAGGCGATTGGTGAAAAAATGGGAACAGGAGGGTTTAACTGCACTTCAAACTGCGACAAGAACTGATAAAGGAACACATCGAATAGATTCGGATTGGCAGGACTTCATTATCAAGACATATAAGGAAAATAATAAAGATGGAAAACGAATGTCTCCCAAACAAGTGGCGCTCAGAGTTCAAACAAAGGCTGAGGAATTAGGTCAACAAAAATATCCCAGTTATAGAACTGTGTATCGAGTTTTACAACCTATCATCGAACAGAAAGAACAAAAAGAGGGTATTAGACATCGGGGTTGGCATGGTTCTCGATTATCAGTTAAAACTCGCGATGGCAAAGACTTATTTGTGGAACACAGCAATCATGTTTGGCAGTGTGATCACACTCGTGTAGACCTATTACTGGTAGATCAGCACGGTGAACTTTTGAGTCGTCCTTGGTTAACAATAGTTGTAGATACTTACTCCCGTTGCATTATGGGGATAAATTTGGGTTTTGATGCCCCAAGTTCCCAGGTAATAGCATTGGCACTGCGTCATGCAATTTTGCCTAAGCGATATGGATCAGAATATGGACTCCATGAAGAATGGGGAACCTATGGTAAACCAGAACATTTTTATACTGATGGCGGTAAAGATTTTCGCTCCAACCATTTGCAACAGATAGGTGTGCAGTTGGGGTTTGTTTGTCATTTACGCGATCGCCCCAGTGAAGGTGGTATTGTTGAGCGTCCTTTTGGAACTTTTAACACTGATTTATTTTCAACCTTGCCAGGATACACAGGTTCAAATGTACAGGAACGCCCTGAGCAAGCTGAGAAAGAAGCTTGTATTACTTTGAGGGAATTAGAACGTCTGCTAGTACGTTACATCGTGGATAAATACAACCAAAGTATTGATGCTCGATTAGGCGACCAAACTCGTTATCAACGTTGGGAAGCAGGATTAATTGTTGCGCCTAATTTAATTTCAGAAGAAGAATTACGTATCTGCCTGATGAAGCAAACTCGACGCTCAATTTACAGGGGTGGGTATGTGCAATTTGAAAATCTGACTTATCGGGGAGAAAATTTGGCAGGTTATGCAGGTGAAAATGTTGTACTGCGTTATGACCCCAAAGATATCACCACTTTGTTGGTTTACCGCCAGAAAGGTAATCAAGAAGAATTTCTAGCTCGTGCTTATGCTCAAGATTTGGAGACAGAGGAATTGTCTGTGGATGAAGCAAAAGCTATGAGTCGCCGGATTCGGCAAGCAGGTAAGGCTATTAGCAATCGTTCTATTTTGGCAGAGGTGCGCGATCGCGAAACCTTCGTGAACCAAAAGAAAACCAAAAAGGAACGCCAAAAGGCAGAACAGACCATAGTTCAAAAGGCTAAAAAACCTGTGCCTGTTGAACCAGAGGAAGAAATTGAAGTGGCATCTGTTGACAGTGAACCAGAATACCAGATGCCGGAAGTCTTTGATTACGAACAAATGCGTGAAGATTACGGGTGGTAG